In a single window of the Salmo trutta chromosome 21, fSalTru1.1, whole genome shotgun sequence genome:
- the LOC115156606 gene encoding chromosomal protein D1 — MEGKEIKMEVEEEAIKSEEVQVDAAGSEEKSDEALSNGSHTTPKRSRGRPPKNRPVSESDQALSNGSSTTPKRERGRPKKSVTKKGRGRPSGALSNSSTTTPKKGQPKGSISKLGASRITPKRGRAKGSVLTKPKMLKVIGKPSQGRPRKVVDPSPKKCGRPIKVKSKRGRPKKILTPEEEEERKKLESQPRVLKPLGRPRIYPRNDPPAIEPRGRGRPCKANDKRGAHLRKPPNPKPPIYDGPPRKRGRPPSAAKKDKIKAEQDEANSEPPVKRSCNSNEKSEEGFPPVEEDSETGKVN, encoded by the coding sequence ATGGAAGGAAAGGAGATTAAAATGGAGGTGGAAGAAGAGGCAATCAAGTCTGAAGAAGTGCAGGTGGATGCGGCTGGCAGCGAAGAGAAGTCAGATGAAGCTTTGTCTAATGGTAGCCACACAACCCCTAAGAGAAGCAGGGGTAGGCCCCCCAAAAACCGACCCGTCTCTGAATCAGATCAAGCCTTATCCAACGGTAGCTCCACAACCCCTAAGAGGGAACGGGGTAGGCCCAAAAAATCAGTCACTAAGAAGGGAAGAGGTAGGCCCAGTGGAGCCTTGTCTAATAGTAGCACCACAACACCTAAAAAAGGTCAGCCAAAAGGATCAATCTCCAAGTTAGGTGCTAGCCGCATCACACCTAAGAGGGGAAGGGCAAAAGGATCAGTGTTGACAAAACCCAAGATGCTGAAGGTTATAGGCAAGCCGTCGCAAGGCCGACCCCGTAAAGTGGTTGACCCCTCCCCTAAGAAGTGTGGCCGGCCCATTAAAGTTAAATCAAAAAGGGGTAGGCCAAAGAAGATCCTAACaccagaggaggaagaggagagaaagaaactgGAAAGTCAACCAAGAGTGTTGAAGCCACTTGGAAGGCCACGCATCTATCCCCGCAATGACCCACCAGCCATTGAGCCTAGAGGAAGAGGCCGCCCATGCAAGGCTAACGACAAAAGGGGTGCTCACTTGCGAAAACCCCCCAATCCCAAACCCCCCATCTATGATGGTCCCCCACGGAAAAGGGGCCGTCCCCCTAGTGCAGCAAAAAAAGATAAGATCAAGGCAGAGCAAGATGAGGCCAACAGTGAACCTCCAGTCAAACGATCCTGCAACTCCAACGAAAAAAGCGAGGAAGGATTTCCTCCAGTCGAAGAGGACAGTGAAACGGGAAAGGTGAACTGA